A single window of Nocardioides kongjuensis DNA harbors:
- a CDS encoding Imm70 family immunity protein: MALFFSTGVIAFPIGTGAFLGAFFDTVAVRLESGRRGSRLPALAALYADGELSHGRASAALAELDLVRAELARFTPDQVVWDADDPAAQPPWGENIAPTISSLANWFVTSDGRPMLDVLASALDASSRIGQPLRIR; encoded by the coding sequence GTGGCGCTCTTCTTCAGCACCGGCGTGATCGCATTCCCTATCGGAACTGGCGCCTTCCTCGGTGCCTTCTTCGACACGGTCGCCGTGCGCTTGGAGAGTGGACGGCGGGGAAGCCGTCTTCCGGCTCTGGCCGCACTGTACGCCGACGGTGAGCTGTCGCACGGTCGAGCGTCAGCCGCGCTGGCGGAGCTGGACCTCGTTCGAGCTGAGCTGGCCCGGTTCACTCCCGACCAAGTGGTCTGGGATGCCGATGATCCTGCCGCTCAACCCCCGTGGGGTGAGAATATCGCCCCGACGATCAGCAGCCTAGCGAACTGGTTTGTAACGTCCGACGGCCGTCCGATGCTGGACGTGCTCGCCTCCGCGCTCGACGCCAGCTCGCGGATCGGGCAGCCGCTGCGAATCCGCTGA
- a CDS encoding CAP domain-containing protein, protein MLSAAVLLVVGPSSATPTSSDAADVASHDSSLAPNLEAQVVALVNLHRERAGCQPLQLNKHLRRAARSHSKRMARAGVMAHFLPGEPSLHRRFAQAGYDDWSLLAENVAAGFASPSDVVDAWMNSPTHRHNILNCRLRDMGVGVMANEPRYWWTQDFGRPAHTTS, encoded by the coding sequence ATGCTCTCGGCCGCAGTCCTCCTGGTCGTTGGACCTTCGTCCGCAACACCGACCTCATCGGACGCAGCGGATGTCGCTTCGCACGACTCCTCCCTCGCTCCGAACCTCGAAGCACAAGTCGTCGCCCTTGTGAATCTCCACCGAGAACGTGCCGGCTGCCAGCCGCTTCAGCTCAACAAGCACCTGCGGCGCGCGGCGAGGTCGCACAGCAAGCGAATGGCACGGGCGGGCGTCATGGCTCACTTCTTGCCCGGTGAACCTTCGCTGCACAGGCGTTTCGCTCAAGCCGGCTACGACGACTGGTCGTTGCTGGCCGAGAACGTCGCCGCAGGCTTCGCCTCGCCAAGTGACGTCGTCGACGCCTGGATGAACAGCCCTACCCACCGTCACAACATTCTCAACTGTCGACTACGGGATATGGGCGTCGGCGTCATGGCCAACGAACCGCGGTACTGGTGGACGCAAGACTTCGGGCGCCCCGCGCACACCACTTCATGA
- a CDS encoding helix-turn-helix domain-containing protein, producing the protein MSRTDNAKTLAKAMGVRLRRRRKELGLSLSEVGRRSDVSPSYLTAVEAGTSTASLQVLARIAHALELTLGDFIAEQTVASVKAGRLDPKPGTHLVSSDTLQLKVAFANAEPDETGTCPLDVAGSSVVIVVRSGHLTVDVDDQTWQLEEGDSLHAQQPRQIRWRSGSSPSAFIWASAPPSIG; encoded by the coding sequence ATGTCCAGAACCGACAACGCCAAGACCCTGGCCAAGGCCATGGGCGTTCGACTGCGCCGTCGCCGCAAAGAACTCGGGCTCAGCCTCTCCGAGGTCGGGCGCCGGTCAGACGTATCGCCGTCGTACCTGACTGCGGTGGAGGCGGGCACCAGCACCGCCTCCCTGCAGGTGCTGGCGCGAATCGCGCACGCCCTCGAGCTGACCTTGGGCGACTTCATCGCTGAACAAACTGTGGCATCTGTCAAGGCTGGAAGGCTCGACCCCAAGCCAGGGACCCACCTGGTCAGCAGCGATACGTTGCAGCTGAAGGTCGCATTCGCCAATGCCGAACCGGACGAGACAGGAACGTGCCCGCTCGACGTCGCCGGGTCGTCGGTCGTCATCGTCGTGCGATCAGGGCACCTCACGGTTGATGTTGACGACCAGACTTGGCAACTCGAAGAGGGCGATTCCCTGCATGCACAACAGCCGAGACAAATCCGATGGCGATCGGGCTCGTCGCCGTCTGCGTTCATCTGGGCCAGCGCACCACCCTCGATTGGCTGA
- a CDS encoding helix-turn-helix domain-containing protein, with amino-acid sequence MDHSISNLGPTIRKHRRGAGMSVKALAQETGYSGAYISQVESGATLPSLSALSTIAVAVGADITQFFPVDTGPTVRVSRAGDLNKLRMSPNAAEEYTILSSHGPGTSISALIHRAYPSDQPPVKFRNAGERFALVLTGSVRFIFNGEIQDLAPNDYAHFASQMPYSMEITSNGPAEILWFVSPAIV; translated from the coding sequence GTGGACCACTCGATCTCCAACCTCGGACCGACCATCCGTAAGCACCGACGCGGTGCCGGGATGAGCGTGAAGGCGCTCGCGCAGGAGACTGGCTACAGCGGTGCATACATCTCGCAGGTGGAGAGCGGCGCGACCTTGCCGTCACTGAGTGCGCTGTCAACGATCGCAGTCGCGGTCGGCGCCGACATCACCCAGTTCTTCCCGGTCGACACCGGCCCGACGGTGCGCGTCAGCCGTGCCGGCGACCTCAACAAGCTGCGCATGTCCCCCAACGCAGCAGAGGAGTACACGATCCTCAGCAGCCACGGTCCTGGCACCTCGATCTCGGCGCTGATTCACCGCGCTTACCCGAGCGACCAGCCGCCCGTGAAGTTCCGCAACGCAGGAGAACGATTCGCGCTCGTACTGACCGGGTCCGTGCGCTTCATCTTCAACGGGGAGATCCAGGACCTCGCTCCCAACGACTACGCGCACTTCGCGTCACAAATGCCGTACTCCATGGAGATCACCTCGAACGGCCCGGCCGAGATTCTCTGGTTCGTCAGCCCGGCTATCGTCTGA
- a CDS encoding antibiotic biosynthesis monooxygenase translates to MTVIRSVLRLKPRPDGDGEVLDFYERHAILARALADGGCAGAELHVRVPQRDEVVVTALWHSVADYQEWTVSSARASYADDLEELLAPESLPLGSGDLYEVVVSMSGADA, encoded by the coding sequence GTGACCGTGATCCGCAGCGTGCTCCGTCTCAAGCCCCGTCCGGACGGCGACGGCGAGGTTCTCGACTTCTACGAGCGCCACGCGATTCTCGCCCGGGCTCTCGCGGACGGCGGTTGCGCCGGCGCCGAGCTGCATGTGCGCGTCCCCCAGCGGGACGAGGTAGTGGTGACCGCGCTGTGGCACTCCGTAGCCGACTACCAGGAATGGACGGTCTCGTCTGCCCGGGCCAGTTATGCCGACGACCTCGAGGAGCTGCTCGCCCCCGAGTCCCTGCCCCTGGGCTCCGGCGATCTTTACGAGGTGGTTGTCAGCATGAGCGGAGCCGACGCGTGA
- a CDS encoding hydantoinase/oxoprolinase family protein: MSGQLRVGVDIGGTFTDIVVMDPNAATTTTYKVLSTPKDPSLGMLRGLDELAIADQIAYLVHGTTAGLNALLSRTGERSALVTTAGFGDVLRLRRAANPDIWDLRAQNTESVVADADIRTVNERIRHDGSVETPLSEDDVETMASWLAAESITTVAVCLLHAHRNPAHELAVRDGLRRRLPNLSIVLSHEVSPEQGEYERTSTTVATAYVARTVDRYLTNLVTELEARTCRAPLQVMRSSGGVCSAELVSRQPIQTILSGPAGGVVAAETLAKGLARPNLIAIDMGGTSSDVSLVVDGTMTLDTEGEIADHVMRMPVVELHTIGAGGGSIAWTEGGGLRVGPKSAGSEPGPACYGLGGDQPTVTDAQVLLGRLDPDWFLGGRMTLDVAAAEHAMRTVGDELGLDAVQTAEGILAVANAKMANAIRTLTLRRGVDPREFTLVAFGGAGPLHSVALAEELGIDEIVIPYAMGVLSAWGMLHADVRHDISAPLSGRFGEPEAMRALGDALRQLRKQGEALLEQEGVPEEARAYVASADLRYAGQEHAVAVEVHDPAELGTAFHAAYEQKFGHAMPDAPVELVNARLSAVGKIGATLAEPGVGRSNPAPETTRQVRVDGVDVSARILHRDALVAGASHLGPIIVQEDGSTTLVPPGWAVRRGPFGALIISRQEDRS; the protein is encoded by the coding sequence GTGAGCGGCCAGCTGCGGGTCGGTGTCGACATCGGCGGCACCTTCACGGACATCGTGGTGATGGACCCGAACGCCGCCACCACCACGACCTACAAGGTGCTGAGCACACCGAAGGATCCAAGTCTCGGGATGTTGCGCGGCCTCGACGAGCTCGCCATCGCCGACCAGATCGCCTACCTCGTCCACGGCACCACCGCCGGCCTCAACGCCCTGCTCTCGCGCACGGGCGAGCGCAGCGCGCTCGTCACCACCGCCGGCTTCGGCGACGTGCTGCGCCTGCGCCGTGCGGCCAACCCGGACATCTGGGACCTGCGCGCCCAGAACACGGAGTCGGTCGTCGCCGACGCCGACATTCGCACCGTCAACGAGCGCATCCGTCACGATGGCAGCGTCGAGACGCCGCTGTCCGAAGACGACGTCGAGACAATGGCATCGTGGCTTGCCGCTGAGTCCATCACCACGGTCGCCGTCTGTCTGCTCCACGCGCACCGGAACCCGGCGCACGAACTCGCTGTGCGCGACGGGCTCCGCCGTCGGCTGCCTAACCTGTCGATCGTACTCTCGCACGAGGTCTCGCCCGAGCAGGGTGAGTACGAGCGCACATCGACCACTGTCGCTACAGCGTACGTCGCGCGCACCGTAGACCGCTACCTCACCAACCTCGTCACCGAGCTGGAGGCCCGCACTTGCCGCGCTCCGCTGCAGGTGATGCGCTCGAGCGGCGGCGTCTGCTCGGCTGAACTTGTCAGCCGTCAGCCGATCCAGACCATCCTGAGCGGCCCGGCCGGTGGAGTGGTGGCTGCTGAAACCCTGGCGAAGGGCCTGGCGCGGCCGAACCTGATCGCGATCGACATGGGCGGAACGTCGTCCGACGTAAGCCTGGTCGTCGACGGCACCATGACGCTGGACACGGAGGGCGAGATCGCCGACCACGTGATGCGCATGCCTGTTGTCGAGCTGCACACCATCGGCGCCGGCGGCGGCTCGATCGCGTGGACCGAAGGAGGCGGTCTGCGGGTCGGCCCCAAGAGCGCTGGATCAGAGCCGGGCCCGGCCTGCTATGGCCTGGGTGGCGACCAACCGACCGTCACCGATGCCCAGGTGCTGCTGGGCCGGCTCGACCCCGACTGGTTCCTCGGCGGGCGGATGACCCTCGATGTCGCGGCCGCTGAGCATGCGATGCGCACGGTCGGCGACGAGCTCGGACTCGATGCCGTCCAGACCGCCGAGGGCATCCTCGCCGTGGCGAACGCCAAGATGGCCAACGCGATTCGAACGCTCACCCTGCGCCGCGGCGTCGACCCGCGGGAGTTCACGCTCGTGGCCTTCGGCGGCGCCGGCCCGCTGCACAGTGTGGCCCTAGCCGAGGAGCTCGGCATCGACGAGATCGTCATCCCCTATGCCATGGGAGTGCTCTCGGCCTGGGGCATGCTCCACGCGGACGTGCGCCACGACATCTCGGCGCCCCTCTCGGGTCGATTCGGCGAACCCGAGGCGATGCGAGCGCTCGGCGACGCGCTCCGTCAGCTCCGCAAGCAGGGCGAAGCGCTGCTCGAGCAGGAAGGCGTTCCCGAGGAGGCCCGTGCCTACGTCGCGAGCGCCGACCTGCGCTACGCAGGCCAGGAGCACGCGGTCGCCGTCGAGGTACACGACCCGGCCGAACTCGGTACCGCCTTCCACGCGGCCTACGAGCAGAAGTTCGGACACGCGATGCCAGATGCTCCCGTCGAGCTCGTCAACGCCCGGCTCTCTGCGGTCGGGAAGATTGGGGCCACCCTGGCCGAACCGGGCGTCGGCCGCAGCAATCCAGCGCCAGAGACAACGCGTCAGGTGCGGGTCGATGGCGTGGACGTTTCCGCCCGGATCCTCCACCGCGACGCGCTCGTCGCGGGCGCCTCGCACCTCGGGCCGATCATCGTCCAAGAGGACGGCTCGACGACCCTCGTCCCTCCGGGCTGGGCGGTTCGCCGCGGCCCGTTCGGAGCACTCATCATCAGCAGGCAGGAGGACCGGTCGTGA
- a CDS encoding hydantoinase B/oxoprolinase family protein — protein sequence MSRDVITTEIVRNLFQSAAEDMHAALVRSAYQPLLYENQDAAVALLDVNADVLGQSSGLPLFLGNLDEAVKETLRQRGRAANSTDWLAPGDVVCLNDPYIQGTHVNDMTLFAPVHIEGEIVGYVAARGDVTDLGGRDPGGGTETTEVYQEGLRLGPVKIANAAGPVEDVLDIIRRNSRSRELVVGDLNAMIAACRIGHRRMTEIITRFGLSMVETCRDEIFRQSMLADLETVRRVPDGIYVGEGLMDNDGIELDQPVPVRLRVEIRGDRMIVDLTDSPAATRGPINCGRAQTVAAVRVAYKLLFAPERAFDGGCFRNLDVLTRPGTVHHAVEPAACGWYYSSLGMLIDLFVSAFADVLPEQVTAAQFGDSMISYFAGPGRDEGDPPYLCVEAHAGGWGASAGSDGASGVINVINGSFRNTPVEAIEARYPLTLLEYGIRRGSGGAGEHPGGDGIVRRYRIDEPTRLYLWMDRSRTPGWGLRGGESGLPPRVEIAGSVQRDDLLKTNGLQLAAGDTVSILTGGGGGFGAPAPAGAS from the coding sequence GTGAGCCGGGACGTCATCACCACCGAGATCGTCCGCAATCTCTTCCAGTCAGCGGCAGAGGACATGCACGCCGCGCTGGTCCGCTCGGCGTACCAACCGCTGCTCTACGAGAATCAGGACGCGGCCGTCGCGCTGCTCGACGTCAACGCGGATGTGCTGGGCCAGTCAAGCGGCCTTCCGCTCTTCCTCGGCAACCTCGATGAGGCGGTCAAGGAGACCCTGCGCCAGCGCGGCCGCGCAGCGAATAGCACCGACTGGCTCGCGCCGGGCGACGTGGTCTGCCTCAACGACCCTTACATCCAGGGCACCCACGTCAACGACATGACGCTATTCGCGCCGGTCCACATCGAGGGTGAGATTGTCGGATACGTCGCGGCACGGGGCGACGTCACCGACCTCGGCGGGCGCGATCCCGGCGGCGGCACGGAGACCACCGAGGTCTACCAGGAGGGCCTGCGCCTCGGCCCGGTCAAGATCGCCAACGCAGCCGGTCCGGTCGAGGATGTCCTCGACATCATCCGTCGTAACAGCCGCAGCCGTGAGCTCGTCGTCGGCGACCTCAACGCGATGATCGCGGCGTGCCGGATCGGACACCGACGGATGACCGAGATCATCACCAGGTTTGGGCTGAGCATGGTCGAGACCTGTCGTGACGAGATCTTCCGGCAGAGCATGCTTGCGGACCTCGAGACCGTCCGCCGGGTGCCCGACGGCATCTATGTCGGTGAGGGGCTGATGGACAACGACGGCATCGAGCTCGACCAGCCGGTGCCCGTGCGGCTCCGCGTCGAAATCCGCGGTGACCGGATGATCGTGGACCTGACCGACAGCCCGGCCGCTACGCGTGGACCGATCAACTGCGGACGCGCCCAGACCGTCGCCGCTGTACGGGTGGCCTACAAGCTGCTGTTCGCGCCGGAGCGGGCCTTCGACGGCGGCTGCTTCCGCAACCTCGACGTCCTCACCCGGCCCGGGACGGTGCATCACGCCGTCGAGCCGGCGGCCTGCGGGTGGTACTACTCGTCGCTCGGCATGCTCATCGACCTGTTCGTGAGCGCCTTCGCCGACGTGCTGCCCGAGCAGGTCACAGCCGCCCAGTTCGGCGACTCGATGATCTCCTACTTCGCCGGGCCCGGGCGTGACGAGGGCGACCCGCCCTACCTCTGCGTCGAGGCACACGCCGGCGGTTGGGGGGCCTCGGCCGGATCAGACGGCGCGAGCGGCGTCATCAACGTCATCAACGGCAGCTTCCGCAACACGCCTGTCGAGGCCATCGAGGCTCGCTACCCGCTCACCCTCCTGGAGTACGGCATCCGTCGGGGGTCGGGTGGCGCGGGCGAACACCCCGGCGGCGACGGGATCGTCCGACGTTACCGGATCGATGAGCCGACCCGGCTCTACCTGTGGATGGACCGCTCCCGCACTCCTGGCTGGGGCCTTCGCGGGGGAGAGTCCGGCCTACCGCCGCGGGTCGAGATCGCTGGGAGCGTTCAGCGCGACGACCTGCTGAAGACGAACGGTCTCCAACTTGCGGCGGGGGACACGGTGAGCATCCTGACGGGCGGTGGTGGTGGCTTCGGCGCGCCGGCACCTGCCGGGGCGTCATGA
- a CDS encoding ATP-binding cassette domain-containing protein produces MAKHFGGAVALHGIDLTIEQGEVHCLVGENGAGKSTLGKVIAGVHRPDAGQLILRGEPVDFRSPRASIAAGIAFIAQELAIVPDRSVIENVFLGQAGRALDLVPRRRLRAKYDALAAKAGFDVDPAAPAGSLRLADQQKVEILRSLARDADLIIMDEPTASLAGSDADQLLRIIDDLRSEGRTVVFVTHFLADALAVADRITVLKDGRLVRSSPADGETADGLVESMLGRSLGSMFPDRLDSPPVTADPALEVTGLSRDGEFHDVDLKVRRGEVVGIAGLVGAGRTELVETLVGLRRPRAGNVTVAGHSGPFRSPRHAQQAGLVMVPESRKDHGLVLGRTVRENVTLPHLASVSRLSFVSKARQTDVLGELLPQVGLDPARIDSLVGELSGGNQQKVMFARWLLERPTALIADEPTRGVDVGARAGLYELLRSVADEGAGVLIVSSDNEELVGLADRVLVMRTGRVVGELVGDEIDEDHLLQLMFAEEAREESA; encoded by the coding sequence GTGGCCAAGCACTTCGGCGGTGCCGTCGCGCTCCACGGCATTGACCTGACGATCGAACAGGGCGAGGTGCACTGTCTCGTAGGGGAGAATGGCGCGGGCAAGTCCACTCTGGGCAAGGTCATCGCCGGGGTGCACCGCCCCGACGCGGGCCAGCTGATCCTCCGGGGTGAGCCGGTTGACTTCCGCTCGCCGCGGGCGTCGATCGCCGCAGGTATCGCATTCATCGCGCAGGAGCTCGCGATTGTGCCCGATCGGTCCGTCATAGAGAACGTCTTCCTCGGCCAGGCCGGTCGAGCGCTCGACCTGGTCCCGCGGCGCCGTCTCCGCGCCAAGTACGACGCGTTGGCGGCCAAGGCGGGATTCGATGTCGACCCGGCCGCACCCGCCGGCTCTCTGCGTCTCGCTGACCAGCAGAAGGTGGAGATCCTGAGGTCTTTGGCCCGCGACGCCGACCTGATCATCATGGACGAGCCGACGGCGTCCTTAGCCGGAAGCGACGCTGACCAGCTGCTGCGGATCATCGATGATCTGCGTTCTGAGGGGCGCACGGTCGTCTTCGTGACGCACTTCCTCGCGGACGCGCTGGCGGTCGCCGACCGGATCACCGTACTCAAGGACGGCCGTTTGGTGCGCTCCTCGCCTGCGGACGGAGAGACGGCTGACGGCCTTGTCGAGTCGATGCTCGGCCGCAGCCTCGGCTCGATGTTCCCAGACCGCCTCGATTCCCCGCCCGTTACCGCCGACCCCGCGCTCGAGGTCACGGGTCTGAGCCGCGACGGCGAGTTCCACGACGTCGACCTCAAGGTCCGTCGCGGCGAGGTCGTCGGCATCGCCGGCCTGGTCGGCGCCGGCCGCACCGAACTCGTCGAAACCCTAGTTGGCCTGCGTCGACCCCGTGCCGGAAACGTGACGGTCGCGGGCCACAGCGGACCCTTCAGATCACCGCGCCATGCTCAGCAGGCCGGACTGGTCATGGTTCCCGAGAGCCGCAAGGACCACGGATTAGTGCTCGGGCGTACCGTCCGCGAGAACGTGACGCTGCCCCACCTGGCCAGCGTCAGCCGGTTGAGCTTCGTGTCGAAGGCCCGCCAAACCGACGTCCTGGGGGAATTGCTGCCGCAGGTCGGCCTCGACCCGGCCCGGATCGACTCGCTCGTCGGCGAGCTCTCCGGTGGCAACCAGCAGAAGGTGATGTTCGCACGGTGGCTTCTCGAGCGGCCGACTGCACTCATCGCTGACGAGCCGACCCGCGGTGTCGACGTCGGCGCCCGCGCCGGGCTCTATGAACTGCTCCGTTCGGTCGCGGACGAGGGCGCAGGCGTTCTGATCGTGTCCTCCGACAATGAGGAGCTGGTCGGTCTCGCGGACCGGGTCCTGGTGATGCGCACCGGCCGCGTCGTCGGCGAGCTCGTCGGCGACGAGATCGATGAGGACCACTTGCTGCAGCTGATGTTCGCCGAAGAAGCCCGAGAGGAATCCGCCTGA
- a CDS encoding ABC transporter permease yields the protein MTTPTLPAPRSLALARDYGVVLSAVGLFIALAIASAPFRTGTNQLNLLDQWSTIGIIACGSTICIVAGGFDLSVDAIFALSGVLAAWLAVHLGDPTLALLVGMLSGLVLGVFNGLLVTVGRINPFVATIASSVVFLGIAQLITRGSVLSVAGQGFSRLGLQRFGDLTLPAVVFVVFAVLTAVLLARTVVGRRLYAVGGNYEAARYSGIAVNRVQVFAYAVSGLSASIAGVLAASRNSSASADIRTDLAFQAITAVVIGGVSIYGGAGTIPRALVGVLILALIGNGFNLLAVDPAYQQVLLGIIIVLAVAVDAWARRTQK from the coding sequence ATGACCACGCCAACCCTGCCTGCGCCCCGCTCGCTTGCATTGGCCCGCGACTATGGCGTCGTGCTGAGCGCCGTCGGCCTGTTCATCGCACTGGCGATCGCCTCAGCCCCGTTCCGCACCGGCACCAACCAGCTCAACCTGCTCGATCAATGGTCGACGATCGGGATCATCGCCTGCGGCTCGACGATCTGCATCGTGGCGGGCGGCTTCGACCTTTCCGTGGACGCGATCTTTGCGCTGTCTGGTGTCCTGGCGGCGTGGCTCGCCGTGCACCTGGGCGACCCGACGCTCGCTCTGCTGGTCGGCATGCTGAGCGGACTGGTGCTCGGTGTCTTCAACGGACTCCTCGTGACCGTCGGTCGGATCAACCCGTTCGTCGCGACCATCGCCTCTTCCGTGGTGTTCCTCGGCATTGCCCAGCTCATCACACGCGGCTCGGTGCTGTCCGTTGCCGGCCAGGGATTCTCGCGCCTCGGCCTCCAGCGCTTCGGTGACCTGACTCTGCCAGCCGTGGTGTTCGTCGTGTTCGCCGTGCTGACCGCGGTCCTGCTCGCCCGCACCGTGGTCGGGCGCCGCCTGTACGCCGTTGGCGGCAACTACGAGGCCGCCCGCTACTCGGGCATCGCGGTCAACCGCGTGCAGGTCTTCGCGTATGCGGTCTCCGGTCTCTCCGCGAGTATCGCCGGCGTCCTCGCCGCGAGCCGCAACTCCTCGGCGTCGGCCGACATCCGGACCGACCTCGCCTTCCAGGCGATCACGGCCGTCGTCATCGGCGGCGTCAGCATCTACGGCGGTGCGGGCACAATCCCGCGCGCGCTCGTCGGGGTGTTGATCCTCGCCCTGATCGGCAACGGCTTCAACCTGCTGGCGGTCGATCCCGCCTACCAGCAGGTCCTTCTCGGCATCATCATCGTGCTGGCCGTCGCGGTCGACGCCTGGGCACGACGCACACAGAAGTAG